In Dolichospermum flos-aquae CCAP 1403/13F, the following proteins share a genomic window:
- a CDS encoding helix-turn-helix domain-containing protein, translated as MSKSLKVSNDRIQQVNMALGVNGYPSQRALAYDTGLSLATISNFLTGKPVSYTSFEELCRKLNLDWREITTSVEVIFPPPRIRTNTQKKTKFKSIPRLGNCN; from the coding sequence ATGTCAAAGTCACTTAAGGTAAGCAATGACCGTATTCAACAGGTTAATATGGCACTTGGAGTTAATGGCTACCCCAGCCAAAGGGCTTTAGCTTATGATACCGGATTGTCCTTAGCTACAATTAGTAATTTCCTGACCGGTAAACCTGTTAGTTATACAAGCTTTGAAGAACTGTGTCGCAAATTAAATCTAGATTGGCGAGAAATTACTACCAGTGTTGAAGTAATATTTCCCCCCCCCCGCATACGCACAAATACGCAAAAAAAAACCAAATTTAAATCAATTCCCAGACTGGGGAACTGCAATTGA